The Flavobacteriales bacterium genome contains the following window.
TCGTCATCAGCTTGTTCACCAGTGCTTCGCGAGCGGCGGTGGAAAGCGATGCGGCTTCCAGCGCCGCCACTTCCGCGTCCATCTCCACGTCAAGCGGCTCACGACCGATGAGGTCGATGAACAGGCGGTTGACGTAGTTCTGCGTGATGACCGTCGGCACGCCGTTGTAGTCGGGTGCCTGGTTGTCCGGAACGAGTTCCGTTTCCTTCTTGCATCCTGCGTTGCCCAGGAGCGCGACCACTACGAGAGCGCAACCGGCCATCGGCTTCATCCTGTTCCCTCGTGCCGTGCAGCTGCGCATGGAGCGGTGTACGGGCGGGGTTGCACAGGTGGCCCAACTTCTCGACCGGGCCCGGGGTGTTCAACCTATGGACCCGTTGCGCTGATCGACGAACGCTCCTCGGGCGGACGAGGGCTTGCGTGGTCCGCTGGTGCGAGCTCAGCGACCCACTTGGTGATCAGCCGCCGTTGCATGAGCGCTCCTAGCAAGACCGTGCCGCCGGTGGCGCACGAGACCAGGATGAGGAAGGCCGCGTTGACACGCACGCGCACCATGAGTTCGGAGAAGAACGCTGCGTACAGTCCGATGACCGACCAGTACATGAAGACCAGGTGCAGCTCTGTGGTGCGCTGTGTGCGCGGGCGCTTCAGCACGGCCCGCATGCCCGCTGCCAGCGTGAGCGTGCTCACCACCGCGGCGATGTGGAACGGACCGAACACGCCGAACAACCGGTACATGCCGAACGCCGAGAGGTTGAGCAAGGTCATGGAAGCGACGTAGCCATAACCCAGCTGCCGGTGCGATCGCGTGCCTTTCCTGCGCATCAGCACCAACAGGCCGAGCACCATGGCCAACACGGCCGCAGCAATGTGCAGCCAGCTCAACCAGGTATAGGAGCGGATCTCGATCATCGGCCACGTTGTTCAGTTCCCCAGGTAGCCTTTGATCGCGCGCACGTAGTGCTCGAATGCGCGCAGGCCCTTTGCTGTGAGCTTGCAGGTCGTCAGCGGATAGTTGTCGCGGAAGCTCTTCGACACCGATACATAGCCAGCCCCCTTCAGCTTTGAGATCTGCACACTGAGGTTGCCCTTGGTGGCGCCGGTCCGTTCCAGGATGAAGTTGAATTCCGCACTGTCCACACCCACCAGCAGGCTCACCACGGCGAGCCGCAACTGGTTGTGCAGGACGGGGTCAAGCGGTGCGAAGGCCATTCTCTTGCCGCTTGAGCAGGAAGCCGGGTACGATGTAGCCGAAGAGCATGGCGCAACAGTAGAGCACGGTGCTCAACAGCCGATCATCCACGAAGAACATCATGGCGCCGAGCACCCAGAACAGCACGCCGCCGAGCATCAGTGGCTTGAACCGCATGATGCGACCGGTCATGAACGTGGGCAGGCCGGTGAGGACCGTTATCGCAGGGCCGGGGTCGTTGGCATTGCCGGCACCTCCAACAATGATGATGAGCAGCGTGATAACGAACGCCCCCCAGATCCATCCGATGATGCCGTCCATGGGGTTGTTCACCTGTTCCTTCTTGCCCAGTGAAGCCCCATGAACAGAGCTGATGGTGCCGCCAACGAAGCCTGCGATGCCCCACGGCAGCCCCTGCGCCATGGCGGGTGACAGGTCGCGGAGCGCATAGGTGGCCACCATGGCCGCCATCAATAGGAAGCCCCAGAGCAGGAAGAAGAAACTGAACCGGCTGAAGCTGCGCTTGGCCTGGCCGATCATGCTTTCGATCAGGCGGAGGCTCTCGGTAGGGGTGAGTTGTTGTTCCATTTCCGGAGGGATTTGGGTGCAAGTATAGACTAGTTTACACTATGAACCAAATGCTCACCGGGTATGACCGGTCGAAAGGGGTCCAGCTTGCACAGTATTGAGCGCGGGCTCAGAATTCCACGGGCTTCCTACCGCTGGCTGCGCGCTCTGCCTCATCAAGCTTTGCGAGCATCTCGTCGCGCACCGCATTGAAGCGCGGGCGGTCTTCATTGGCCACGGGCTCGGCCTTGGGCAGTTCCTCCTTTCGGTGGTCCACTTGCTCGCCGTTCTTCCAGAAACGGAAGCACACGTGCGGGCCGCTGGCCAGTCCCGTGCTGCCCACTTCACCAATAACGTCGCCTTGCTGCACATGCTGGCCCTGGCGCACCAGGATCTTGCGCATGTGCAGGTACTGGGTACTGTACGTGCCGTTGTGGCGGATCTTCACGAAGTTGCCGTTACCGGCCGTGTAGCCGGTCTTCTCCACGGTGCCATCGCCCACGCTGAGGATGGGTGTGCCGTAGGGTGCGGCGTAGTCGGTGCCGAGGTGCGGCTTGAAACGTTTCTGCACCGGATGGAACCGGCGCTGGCTGAAGCCCGAGCTCATTCGGCTGTACTTCAACGGAGCCTTCAGGAAGGCCTTGCGCAGGCTGTTGCCGTCCTTGTCGAAGAACGAGTTGGAGCTGTCGGCGGCGAAGAGTATGGCCTCCTTGCTGCCGTCGGTGGTGGTGTAGCGCACGCCCACCACTTCCGGTTCGCCGTAGCGCTCGCCGTCCACCGAGCGTTCGTTGTACACGATGGTGAACTTCTCGTCCTTCTGGATGCGGTAGAAGTCCACCGTCCACGCGAACACCTCGGCCAGTTTCATGGCGAGGGCGGGATCGGCGCCGCACTTCTGCAGGTCGTTCCACAGCGCCCCGGTCACGGTGCACGCCACGCTGCGCTCTTCGGTCTTGATGGGCCGCAGGTGCACATCAACGCCCAGTCCATCCAACGCGAACACGATGTGCTGCACCGGACTTTCCTCGTACACGAAGTACTTCGGTGTGCGGGCCGCGTCATCGGTGAAGATGAAGGCATAGGGATGGCCAGCGCGCATCTTCCGCACGTCGAATGCATTGGACGCCAGCTTCACCAGACTGTCGACCGCTGTGGCACCCAGCCCATGCTTCCCCAGTAGATCACCGAAGGTGCTGCCGTTCTTCACCGTGCTACGTTCGAGCACGAAGCCGCTCAACGGGATACCATATGCGCTCGGCACGGCAGGGATGGTGTCTTCCACCACTGCGGTCGTGGTCTCGGGCACGTACTCCACACGCGGCGCCAGATCGGTGGTAAGGGCCACGGTGGTGGCC
Protein-coding sequences here:
- a CDS encoding transcriptional regulator — its product is MAFAPLDPVLHNQLRLAVVSLLVGVDSAEFNFILERTGATKGNLSVQISKLKGAGYVSVSKSFRDNYPLTTCKLTAKGLRAFEHYVRAIKGYLGN
- a CDS encoding peptidoglycan DD-metalloendopeptidase family protein; the protein is MKTWHWWTLGIGSASVATTVALTTDLAPRVEYVPETTTAVVEDTIPAVPSAYGIPLSGFVLERSTVKNGSTFGDLLGKHGLGATAVDSLVKLASNAFDVRKMRAGHPYAFIFTDDAARTPKYFVYEESPVQHIVFALDGLGVDVHLRPIKTEERSVACTVTGALWNDLQKCGADPALAMKLAEVFAWTVDFYRIQKDEKFTIVYNERSVDGERYGEPEVVGVRYTTTDGSKEAILFAADSSNSFFDKDGNSLRKAFLKAPLKYSRMSSGFSQRRFHPVQKRFKPHLGTDYAAPYGTPILSVGDGTVEKTGYTAGNGNFVKIRHNGTYSTQYLHMRKILVRQGQHVQQGDVIGEVGSTGLASGPHVCFRFWKNGEQVDHRKEELPKAEPVANEDRPRFNAVRDEMLAKLDEAERAASGRKPVEF
- a CDS encoding DUF2306 domain-containing protein gives rise to the protein MIEIRSYTWLSWLHIAAAVLAMVLGLLVLMRRKGTRSHRQLGYGYVASMTLLNLSAFGMYRLFGVFGPFHIAAVVSTLTLAAGMRAVLKRPRTQRTTELHLVFMYWSVIGLYAAFFSELMVRVRVNAAFLILVSCATGGTVLLGALMQRRLITKWVAELAPADHASPRPPEERSSISATGP